In Mycetocola zhujimingii, one DNA window encodes the following:
- a CDS encoding branched-chain amino acid ABC transporter permease has protein sequence MTSLTGTPRVIAGGVALTVLAIACTFLLDPYRNYQLALVAAYLCATAGLTLLIGLTGQLSLGHAALMAAGGYGYALTANALTDAGVEGLPRFILGLIAGVVAAGVIGLLLGLAAARLHGPYLAGVTLALVIALPAFTSVFVGVFRGDQGVQIAYDGVPEALSALIAVEQWQAWVAILVAGITLTLLTLVRNGKAGLRMRAVRDDEVAARLSGIPAGRVKVHAFLVSALGAGAGGAVLCFVTQSVSPGAYTLAFSLLLVVAVVVGGLGSILGAAIGSALIVLLPWLVQTGTGALSLPGELQQRLSGNLPVLVFGALLIVVTAVWPGGIRGALRGRKASGTAASGTTGHSPSEPISTEPLTTEPLTIQPVSTESER, from the coding sequence ATGACTTCTCTCACCGGCACACCACGCGTGATCGCGGGAGGCGTGGCGCTGACGGTGCTCGCCATCGCCTGCACGTTCCTGCTCGACCCGTACCGGAACTACCAGCTGGCGCTCGTCGCTGCGTACCTCTGTGCCACCGCCGGGCTCACCCTGCTCATCGGCCTGACCGGGCAGCTGTCGCTCGGCCACGCCGCGCTGATGGCGGCCGGAGGGTACGGGTACGCCCTCACCGCGAACGCGCTGACGGATGCCGGTGTCGAGGGTCTCCCCCGGTTCATTTTGGGGCTGATCGCAGGCGTTGTTGCCGCTGGCGTCATCGGCCTGCTGCTCGGACTCGCTGCGGCGCGGCTGCACGGCCCGTACCTCGCCGGCGTCACGCTCGCGCTCGTCATTGCCCTGCCCGCCTTCACCAGCGTCTTCGTCGGGGTCTTCCGCGGCGACCAGGGAGTGCAAATCGCTTACGACGGGGTTCCCGAAGCGCTGTCGGCCCTCATCGCCGTCGAGCAGTGGCAGGCCTGGGTGGCTATCCTCGTCGCGGGCATCACGCTCACACTTCTCACGCTGGTGAGAAACGGTAAAGCAGGGCTACGGATGCGTGCGGTGCGGGACGACGAAGTGGCAGCTCGTCTCAGCGGCATCCCCGCGGGCCGGGTGAAGGTGCACGCCTTCCTCGTGAGCGCACTCGGCGCCGGCGCCGGCGGAGCCGTGTTGTGCTTCGTCACCCAGTCGGTCAGCCCCGGCGCATACACGCTGGCGTTTTCGCTCCTGCTCGTGGTCGCCGTTGTCGTCGGTGGCCTGGGCAGCATCCTTGGCGCAGCCATCGGTTCCGCCCTCATCGTTCTGCTGCCGTGGCTCGTGCAGACGGGTACCGGGGCGCTGTCGCTGCCCGGGGAACTCCAGCAGCGGCTCTCCGGCAACCTCCCGGTCCTCGTCTTCGGTGCCCTGCTCATCGTCGTGACCGCCGTCTGGCCGGGAGGCATCCGCGGGGCGCTCCGTGGGCGGAAGGCATCCGGAACCGCGGCATCCGGAACCACCGGACACAGCCCGAGTGAACCCATCTCCACCGAACCCCTCACCACAGAACCCCTCACCATCCAACCCGTCTCCACCGAATCAGAGAGGTGA
- a CDS encoding branched-chain amino acid ABC transporter permease: MDQLIFLLATGLARGAIFALFALSLVLIWRAARIVNFAQGAMALVATYVAFAVTGLTGSYFAGLGAAILAGLLVGFAVERGVMRFAPAGQPLAGVIIAIGLVMVLQSALGILFGQQYRPMDAPFDESPILIGGVAILSPYDLFVLIVAVVVMSLLGLLFTRTSLGLQLRASAFAPEVSRLLGVRVSRMLTLGWMLSSAVSALAALLLVPTELGLNPHSTDMLFVYAFTVAVVGGLDSPVGALLGGLAVGILITLVTGFLGSTVAPIAVLALLVCVLLVRPGGVFSTGKVRVA; encoded by the coding sequence ATGGATCAACTCATCTTCCTGCTCGCCACGGGCCTCGCGCGGGGCGCGATCTTCGCCCTGTTCGCGCTCTCGCTCGTGCTCATCTGGCGCGCGGCACGCATCGTCAACTTCGCGCAGGGGGCCATGGCCCTCGTCGCCACCTACGTCGCCTTTGCCGTGACGGGCCTCACCGGCTCGTACTTCGCCGGGCTGGGTGCGGCGATCCTCGCGGGGCTCCTGGTCGGCTTCGCCGTTGAACGCGGCGTCATGCGTTTCGCTCCAGCGGGCCAGCCGCTCGCCGGCGTCATCATCGCCATCGGACTCGTCATGGTGCTGCAATCAGCCCTCGGCATCCTGTTCGGCCAGCAATACCGGCCGATGGATGCCCCGTTCGACGAAAGCCCCATCCTGATCGGCGGTGTTGCCATTCTGTCGCCGTACGACCTGTTCGTCCTCATCGTCGCCGTGGTCGTGATGTCGCTGCTTGGCCTGCTCTTCACGCGGACCTCGCTTGGCCTGCAGCTGCGGGCATCCGCGTTCGCCCCGGAGGTATCCCGGCTGCTCGGAGTCCGGGTCTCGCGCATGCTCACCCTCGGCTGGATGCTCTCCTCGGCGGTGAGTGCCCTCGCGGCACTGCTGCTCGTACCGACCGAACTCGGGTTGAACCCGCACTCCACGGACATGCTGTTCGTATACGCGTTCACTGTCGCTGTCGTCGGCGGCCTCGATTCGCCGGTTGGTGCGCTTCTCGGCGGTCTTGCGGTCGGCATCCTGATCACGCTCGTCACCGGTTTTCTCGGCTCGACAGTCGCGCCGATCGCGGTACTCGCGCTCCTGGTCTGCGTGCTGCTCGTGCGCCCCGGCGGCGTCTTCTCAACGGGCAAGGTGAGGGTCGCATGA
- a CDS encoding ABC transporter ATP-binding protein encodes MTALLEIDALCAGYGETPVLREVSFSVQTGGIVALLGANGAGKTTLLRSIAGLISPTSGSIRFDGVDLAPVGVEDRVRRGLAQVPEGRSIVAELTVDENLRLGGLWRFSPRELVGAVDEIYAMFEPLAQRRNSSGHQLSGGERQMLALGRAIIARPKLLVLDEPSLGLAPRVVAQIMTVLRRLRDTTGLTVLLAEQNVVSALSIADHGVVLGLGTLVADRPSAELTSDDALRHAYLGF; translated from the coding sequence GTGACCGCGCTGCTCGAGATCGACGCACTGTGCGCGGGCTACGGCGAAACACCGGTGCTCCGTGAGGTCAGCTTCAGCGTGCAGACCGGCGGCATCGTCGCCCTTCTCGGAGCGAATGGAGCGGGCAAGACCACCCTGCTGCGGTCGATCGCGGGTCTCATCTCCCCCACGTCTGGCAGCATCCGTTTCGACGGCGTCGACCTCGCTCCGGTCGGCGTCGAGGACCGGGTTCGGCGGGGGCTTGCCCAGGTGCCCGAGGGACGGAGCATCGTGGCCGAGCTCACTGTCGACGAGAACCTCCGCCTCGGTGGCCTGTGGCGGTTTTCTCCCCGCGAACTCGTCGGGGCGGTCGACGAGATCTATGCCATGTTCGAACCGCTCGCCCAGCGCCGCAACAGTTCGGGCCACCAGCTCTCCGGTGGAGAACGCCAGATGCTCGCGCTCGGCAGGGCCATCATCGCGAGGCCAAAGCTGCTCGTGCTCGACGAGCCATCGCTCGGGCTCGCGCCGCGGGTGGTCGCGCAGATCATGACCGTGTTGCGGCGGCTTCGCGACACGACGGGGCTCACCGTGCTGCTCGCCGAGCAAAACGTGGTGAGCGCCCTCTCCATCGCCGACCACGGTGTCGTGCTTGGCCTCGGCACACTCGTCGCCGACCGACCGTCCGCCGAACTCACCTCCGACGACGCCCTCCGACACGCCTACCTGGGGTTCTGA
- a CDS encoding ABC transporter ATP-binding protein: MSTQHPVRSSDSRDADPRLQIAELTVRFGGLTALDAVSFEVGAGETVALIGPNGAGKTTVFNAVCGLVKPSAGSVRIDGVPAPASPTGLIRHGVARTLQGLGLFGGMSVLENVLVPLAAPGRSGRPAGPGRTDADAATVATETLRDLGLDAEAHRPVDSLPYPERKRVALARALVTQPTLLLLDEPAGGLGAGDIADLSAIVRRVAATGCSVLLVEHHMDFVMALADRVAVLDFGRVIACGTPGEVQADPRVEEAYLGVEVAS; encoded by the coding sequence ATGTCCACGCAACACCCTGTCCGATCGAGCGACTCACGCGACGCCGATCCACGCCTGCAGATCGCCGAACTTACCGTGCGGTTCGGCGGCCTGACCGCCCTCGATGCCGTGTCGTTCGAGGTGGGAGCCGGGGAGACCGTCGCGCTCATCGGGCCGAACGGTGCCGGCAAGACCACGGTCTTCAACGCGGTGTGCGGGCTGGTCAAACCGTCGGCGGGAAGCGTGAGGATCGACGGGGTGCCTGCACCGGCGTCGCCGACCGGCCTCATTCGCCACGGCGTCGCTCGCACCCTCCAGGGACTCGGACTGTTCGGCGGCATGAGCGTGCTCGAGAACGTGCTCGTTCCTCTGGCGGCGCCGGGCAGGTCAGGCCGACCTGCTGGCCCCGGGCGAACAGACGCCGACGCCGCGACGGTCGCCACCGAGACCCTGCGTGACCTCGGCCTCGACGCCGAGGCGCATCGGCCGGTCGACTCGCTGCCATACCCGGAGCGGAAGCGCGTGGCACTGGCCCGCGCCCTCGTCACCCAACCGACCCTCCTGCTCCTCGACGAGCCGGCGGGCGGGCTTGGCGCCGGCGATATCGCCGATCTCTCTGCCATCGTGCGCCGGGTCGCGGCGACGGGATGCTCGGTCCTGCTCGTCGAACACCACATGGACTTCGTGATGGCTCTCGCCGACCGGGTCGCGGTTCTCGACTTCGGTCGGGTCATCGCCTGCGGAACCCCCGGTGAGGTGCAGGCCGACCCGCGCGTCGAGGAGGCCTACCTGGGCGTTGAGGTCGCATCGTGA
- a CDS encoding glucose 1-dehydrogenase → MTNLEGRVAVVTGGARGLGAAYTRALHAAGARVVIADLLHDEGTALATELGDGAVFEHLDVTSEDDWSRVVDSAIAAFGSLDVLVNNAGIANAAPIEHYTTAKWDAVIAVNLTGVFLGCRAVVPAMKRQASGSIINISSVEGLRGSPGLHGYTASKFGVRGLTKSLAVELGPAGIRVNSVHPGLILTDMTTRIDPEALSIPLGRPALPEDVAGTIVFLASDASAYTTGAEFVVDGGMTTAIAHR, encoded by the coding sequence GTGACCAACCTCGAAGGGCGGGTAGCCGTTGTGACGGGCGGCGCCCGCGGACTGGGTGCCGCGTACACGCGCGCACTTCACGCGGCAGGCGCGCGCGTAGTGATTGCCGACCTGCTCCACGACGAAGGCACCGCGCTGGCGACCGAGCTCGGCGATGGCGCGGTCTTCGAACACCTCGATGTGACGAGCGAAGACGACTGGTCCAGGGTGGTCGACTCCGCAATCGCGGCGTTCGGGTCACTCGACGTCCTCGTCAACAATGCCGGCATCGCGAACGCGGCGCCGATCGAGCACTACACGACGGCCAAGTGGGATGCCGTCATCGCGGTCAATCTCACCGGAGTGTTTCTCGGCTGTCGCGCGGTGGTGCCGGCGATGAAGCGCCAGGCATCCGGATCCATCATCAATATCTCCTCGGTCGAAGGGCTGCGGGGCAGCCCTGGCCTGCACGGCTACACCGCCTCGAAGTTCGGCGTGCGCGGACTCACGAAGTCGCTCGCCGTCGAACTCGGTCCGGCGGGCATCCGCGTCAACTCGGTGCACCCCGGCCTCATCCTCACCGACATGACGACGCGCATCGACCCGGAGGCGCTGTCCATTCCGCTCGGCCGCCCGGCGCTGCCCGAGGACGTGGCAGGCACCATCGTCTTTCTCGCGAGTGATGCGTCCGCCTACACGACGGGCGCCGAGTTTGTCGTCGACGGCGGCATGACCACCGCCATCGCCCACCGCTAG
- a CDS encoding NADPH:quinone oxidoreductase family protein, giving the protein MPDTELMRAWRVVRHGEPAEVLELHDVPIPQPGAGEVLIRTRAVAVNFPDVLLARGEYQVRPEIPFSPGIELCGEIVGIGETTDADGGASFAIGDRVVGTGIGVLTEYAVLPVGAVHLAPASLSDEQAAGLMIAYQTAWFALHRRAAIHPGETLLVHAAAGGVGSAAVQLGVAAGARVIGVVGSAAKAESARAAGAETVIVRADEDFVARVNEITGGRGADVVFDPVGGESFERSTKCIAFEGRIVVVGFASGAVPEVKANHALVKNYGVLGLHWALYSQRRPELVRQAHTALTELAESGAISPLIGGVVELDHAPAAIQELAGGQTVGRLIIRFD; this is encoded by the coding sequence ATGCCTGACACTGAGCTCATGCGGGCGTGGAGAGTCGTCCGCCACGGAGAACCGGCAGAGGTCCTCGAACTCCACGACGTTCCGATCCCGCAACCGGGCGCGGGCGAGGTCCTGATTCGCACGCGCGCCGTCGCCGTGAACTTCCCGGACGTCCTTCTCGCTCGAGGCGAATACCAGGTGCGTCCCGAAATCCCGTTCAGCCCTGGCATTGAGCTGTGCGGTGAGATCGTGGGCATCGGTGAAACAACGGATGCCGATGGCGGCGCGTCGTTCGCGATCGGCGACCGGGTCGTTGGCACCGGCATCGGAGTGCTCACTGAGTACGCGGTGCTCCCCGTGGGCGCCGTACACCTCGCCCCCGCCAGCCTCAGCGATGAGCAGGCCGCCGGCCTCATGATCGCCTACCAGACCGCGTGGTTCGCCCTGCATCGCCGTGCGGCGATCCATCCTGGCGAGACCCTTCTCGTTCACGCTGCAGCAGGTGGCGTCGGAAGCGCCGCGGTTCAGCTCGGCGTCGCTGCAGGGGCGAGGGTCATCGGGGTTGTCGGCAGCGCAGCCAAAGCGGAGTCCGCGCGCGCTGCCGGTGCCGAGACCGTCATCGTGCGAGCCGACGAGGACTTTGTCGCCAGAGTGAACGAGATCACCGGCGGCCGCGGCGCCGACGTCGTGTTCGACCCTGTCGGCGGCGAGAGCTTTGAACGCTCGACCAAGTGCATCGCTTTCGAGGGACGCATCGTCGTCGTTGGCTTTGCGAGCGGCGCGGTCCCCGAGGTCAAGGCCAACCATGCCCTCGTCAAGAACTATGGGGTGCTCGGCCTGCACTGGGCGCTGTACTCCCAGCGTCGGCCCGAGCTTGTTCGGCAGGCCCATACCGCGCTGACAGAACTCGCCGAGTCGGGCGCCATCTCGCCGCTCATCGGCGGCGTCGTGGAGCTCGACCACGCACCGGCGGCGATTCAGGAGCTGGCCGGCGGGCAGACCGTCGGGCGCCTCATCATCCGTTTCGACTGA
- a CDS encoding TetR/AcrR family transcriptional regulator, protein MRETTVVDDITRAAVELFAANGYANTSVQQVVDKAGVTKGAMYHYFQSKDDLLFAIYERILTEQKANLDAIVERGGPVADVLRAACIDVIETSIDFLPEGTVFFRSMHMLSQPRQHEVTRRRRAYNDVFSTLIETGQNEGIYRTDIPRPVLIAHFFSDVHYLSHWYSPEGPEDKTLLAQQLTDLYLVSIAANNA, encoded by the coding sequence ATGAGAGAAACCACAGTCGTAGACGACATCACCCGAGCGGCGGTCGAGCTTTTCGCCGCGAACGGGTACGCCAACACGTCGGTACAGCAGGTCGTCGACAAGGCTGGTGTGACCAAGGGTGCGATGTACCACTACTTCCAGTCCAAGGACGATCTCCTCTTCGCCATCTATGAGCGCATTCTCACCGAACAGAAGGCAAACCTCGACGCGATCGTCGAGCGCGGCGGCCCCGTCGCCGACGTGCTGCGCGCGGCCTGCATCGACGTGATTGAGACCTCGATCGACTTCCTGCCCGAGGGCACCGTCTTCTTCCGCAGCATGCACATGCTTTCCCAGCCACGCCAGCACGAGGTCACCCGCCGCCGGCGCGCGTACAACGACGTGTTCAGCACGCTCATCGAAACCGGGCAGAACGAGGGTATCTACCGCACAGACATTCCGCGCCCTGTGCTCATCGCCCATTTCTTCAGTGACGTGCACTATCTGTCGCACTGGTACTCCCCCGAGGGCCCCGAAGACAAAACCCTCCTGGCCCAGCAGCTCACGGATCTCTACCTCGTCAGCATTGCGGCGAACAATGCCTGA
- a CDS encoding SDR family oxidoreductase has protein sequence MQRFEGRVALITGGSRGIGLAIAHRLVAEGAHVVITGRKQDALDAAVAELGERASAVQGKADDADHRAATLAHVLDRHGRLDHLVNNAGINPAYGPVLEIEPSIIRKILDVNVIAALEWTRDAVAAGLSRSVVNLASISALAASPGIAFYGVSKAALINLTTQLAFELAPDIRVNAVAPAVIKTDFARALYEGREAAVAEEYPLGRLGEPEDVAGPVAFLLSEDAAWITGQCVVIDGGGSIRPVG, from the coding sequence ATGCAGAGATTCGAGGGCCGGGTTGCCCTGATCACCGGCGGCAGCCGCGGAATCGGCCTGGCTATCGCCCACCGACTTGTCGCGGAGGGCGCACACGTCGTCATCACAGGTCGGAAGCAGGATGCTCTCGACGCGGCCGTCGCCGAACTGGGCGAACGCGCTTCGGCTGTTCAGGGCAAAGCGGATGACGCCGACCACAGGGCCGCAACGCTTGCGCACGTGCTGGATCGCCACGGTCGGCTCGATCACCTGGTCAACAACGCCGGCATCAACCCCGCGTACGGACCGGTTCTCGAGATCGAGCCGTCGATCATCCGCAAAATCCTCGACGTCAACGTGATCGCCGCCCTCGAGTGGACCCGCGACGCGGTCGCCGCCGGACTCAGCCGGTCGGTGGTCAACCTGGCGTCGATCTCGGCACTGGCAGCGAGCCCGGGAATCGCGTTCTACGGCGTCTCCAAGGCCGCGCTCATCAACCTGACGACGCAGCTCGCTTTTGAACTCGCGCCGGACATCCGGGTCAATGCGGTAGCACCGGCGGTCATCAAGACGGACTTTGCACGTGCGCTCTACGAGGGCAGGGAGGCAGCCGTCGCCGAGGAGTATCCACTCGGCCGGCTCGGCGAACCGGAGGACGTCGCGGGTCCTGTAGCGTTCCTGCTCTCGGAGGACGCCGCCTGGATCACCGGACAATGCGTTGTCATCGACGGCGGCGGCAGCATCCGCCCGGTTGGCTGA
- a CDS encoding glycosyltransferase → MTGGEAPQKSARGAHPRRYLFALIDAGGTVPPELGVVRRLVDRGHSVTVLAGESIADQVQSTGADFLPRASAPSGVFRDWDLSPLGLARAMADHMMIGPAPAQAIDTVAAIDSLQPNLVVASAFAVGAMVAAEARGIPFDLLVPNVYPFPAEGMPPFGAGLTPSHGPLGRTRDRVFSAAGVRLFDRYALAGTNALRAEYGLSPVTTAWDQMRRAQRHLLLTSRSFDFPGRLPAKARYVGPILDDPGWAAGESWAPPAGDDPLVLVAMSSTFQNHVGSMQRIVDAMGMRPVRGLVTTGPAVRPDDIAAEPNVTVIESAPHQEVLRDADVVITHGGHGTVIKALAAGVPLIVLSHGRDQADNAVRVTTRGAGIALSRRASAPRIARALDDVLNTPSYGEAAKRLGADVAREASGSALFEELERRL, encoded by the coding sequence ATGACCGGTGGTGAGGCACCGCAAAAGTCCGCACGGGGTGCGCATCCTCGTCGTTATCTGTTCGCGCTCATCGACGCCGGCGGCACGGTTCCACCGGAGCTCGGGGTTGTTCGCCGGCTCGTCGACAGGGGGCACAGTGTCACGGTGCTCGCGGGCGAATCGATCGCGGATCAGGTGCAGAGCACCGGCGCCGACTTCCTGCCCCGAGCGTCAGCCCCATCCGGTGTCTTTCGGGACTGGGACCTCTCACCGCTGGGACTCGCCCGAGCCATGGCCGACCACATGATGATCGGGCCCGCGCCGGCGCAGGCCATCGATACCGTGGCGGCGATCGATTCACTCCAGCCCAACCTCGTCGTTGCATCCGCTTTCGCGGTCGGTGCGATGGTCGCTGCGGAGGCCCGCGGCATCCCGTTCGATCTGCTCGTTCCCAACGTCTATCCCTTCCCGGCCGAGGGAATGCCGCCGTTCGGAGCGGGGCTCACGCCTTCTCACGGGCCTCTCGGCCGCACACGCGACAGGGTCTTCTCTGCCGCGGGCGTCCGGCTCTTCGACAGGTACGCCCTGGCCGGGACCAACGCGCTCCGTGCTGAATACGGGCTGAGCCCGGTAACGACGGCATGGGATCAAATGCGCCGGGCACAGCGCCACCTTCTCCTGACGTCGCGGTCATTTGATTTCCCGGGACGGCTTCCGGCCAAAGCGCGCTATGTCGGACCGATTCTGGATGATCCGGGCTGGGCCGCGGGCGAATCATGGGCTCCGCCAGCCGGGGACGATCCGCTCGTGCTCGTTGCGATGTCGTCAACGTTCCAGAACCACGTCGGGAGCATGCAGCGAATTGTCGATGCGATGGGGATGCGGCCCGTGCGCGGACTCGTCACGACAGGCCCCGCTGTGCGTCCAGACGACATTGCTGCCGAGCCCAATGTCACGGTGATCGAATCAGCACCCCACCAGGAGGTCCTGCGTGACGCTGACGTCGTCATCACGCATGGCGGTCACGGGACGGTGATCAAAGCTCTCGCTGCGGGAGTGCCGCTCATCGTTCTCTCCCACGGCAGGGACCAGGCCGACAACGCCGTCCGTGTCACAACGCGAGGGGCCGGAATCGCGCTGTCACGCCGCGCGTCCGCTCCACGAATCGCCCGGGCTCTCGATGACGTTCTCAACACACCGTCCTACGGTGAGGCCGCGAAGAGACTTGGCGCGGATGTTGCGCGTGAGGCATCCGGGAGCGCGCTGTTCGAGGAATTGGAGCGGCGGCTGTGA
- a CDS encoding serine hydrolase domain-containing protein, whose amino-acid sequence MHSSLPRSTPAAHSVDARGIASFISALESAPDIEPHSLMVLRDGHVLAEGWWTPYTADRPHLLYSLSKSFTSTAVGFAVEEGLLSIDDTVLSHFPELDAEITDPRSRSMRIRHILAMASGHREETLDRALAIDPVNIVRGFLLLPPDEEPGSVFAYNQPCTYTAGLIVQRATGQSLTEYLRPRLFDPLGIDDTGWITDAAGHELGFSGFHAQTEAIASLGQLYLQRGEWNGAQLIPGEWVDEATRAHVSNGSNPASDWEQGYGFQFWMARHGYRGDGAYGQFCVVLPEHGVVLAMTGQSTDMQGVLDLAWTHLLPAIGQPAEERGSEKADAALAEQLASLAIAPVERGSSDQRIDGGTFTPMLPETAYPGLTHLLIEPGATDSELRLVFVERDGRLEVPAGFGAWITHDATSASAGWQPGGSILAVDVIFLDTPHRLHVVLDVAASSFTTRWETAPLHFSPLASMRKPPVAVTTDGG is encoded by the coding sequence ATGCACAGCTCACTGCCGAGAAGCACTCCCGCAGCCCACTCCGTTGACGCACGAGGGATAGCATCCTTCATCTCGGCGCTCGAGTCCGCCCCCGACATCGAACCGCACAGTCTCATGGTGCTGCGCGACGGCCACGTTCTCGCCGAAGGCTGGTGGACCCCGTACACGGCGGACCGCCCGCACCTGCTCTACTCGCTCAGCAAGAGCTTCACGTCGACCGCGGTTGGATTTGCCGTCGAGGAGGGCCTGCTGAGCATCGACGACACAGTTCTCAGTCATTTTCCCGAGCTCGACGCAGAGATCACCGATCCCCGCAGCCGTTCGATGCGCATCAGGCACATCCTCGCGATGGCGAGCGGGCACCGCGAAGAAACCCTGGATCGCGCCCTCGCCATCGACCCGGTCAACATCGTGCGCGGATTCCTGCTGCTCCCGCCCGACGAGGAGCCGGGCTCGGTGTTCGCGTACAACCAGCCGTGCACGTACACCGCCGGCCTCATCGTGCAGCGCGCCACAGGACAGTCGCTCACCGAGTACCTCAGGCCCCGCCTCTTCGATCCGCTCGGAATCGACGACACAGGCTGGATCACGGATGCCGCCGGCCACGAACTGGGGTTCAGCGGCTTCCACGCACAGACCGAAGCCATCGCGTCCCTCGGCCAGCTCTACCTGCAGCGCGGCGAGTGGAACGGAGCACAGCTGATACCCGGGGAATGGGTGGATGAAGCGACGAGGGCGCACGTGTCCAACGGCTCCAACCCGGCCTCAGACTGGGAGCAGGGCTACGGCTTCCAGTTCTGGATGGCGCGCCACGGCTACCGCGGAGACGGCGCGTACGGACAGTTCTGCGTGGTTCTGCCCGAGCACGGGGTCGTTCTCGCGATGACCGGCCAGAGCACCGACATGCAGGGCGTCCTCGATCTGGCGTGGACTCACCTGCTGCCCGCGATCGGACAGCCCGCCGAGGAACGCGGGAGCGAGAAAGCGGATGCCGCGCTCGCCGAACAGCTGGCGTCACTCGCTATCGCCCCGGTCGAACGAGGTTCGAGCGACCAGCGGATCGACGGCGGCACCTTCACGCCCATGCTTCCCGAAACCGCTTACCCCGGACTCACGCATCTGCTCATCGAGCCCGGCGCCACCGACAGCGAGCTGCGCCTCGTTTTTGTCGAGCGTGACGGTCGACTCGAGGTTCCGGCGGGCTTTGGTGCCTGGATCACGCACGATGCGACCTCCGCCAGTGCCGGTTGGCAGCCGGGTGGCAGCATCCTGGCCGTCGACGTCATTTTCCTCGACACCCCGCACCGGCTGCACGTCGTTCTGGATGTGGCGGCATCCTCGTTCACAACACGGTGGGAGACCGCCCCACTGCACTTCTCGCCGCTCGCGTCGATGCGCAAACCCCCGGTCGCCGTGACGACCGACGGAGGCTGA
- a CDS encoding M23 family metallopeptidase: MVRSLVALCIAVPSLVTGLSIPANAVDAVQASAPTVVVTATDDSQLNAGPESSGGNYMHSADAAWVRPVAGKITSWYGPRPVICTAGGCSSTFHDGIDFGSACGTSIKAISPGRVVEARNAGAFGERVTIDHGSGLESVYGHMQTGSFTVKAGQLVQAGTIIGKVGMTGVATGCHLDLKIRTGAYTDPTPFLTFRGISL; this comes from the coding sequence ATGGTTCGGTCACTCGTGGCGTTGTGCATCGCTGTTCCCTCGCTCGTCACCGGGCTGTCGATTCCGGCGAACGCCGTCGATGCTGTCCAGGCCTCCGCACCAACTGTCGTTGTGACCGCGACCGACGATTCGCAGCTCAACGCCGGTCCGGAGAGCAGCGGTGGCAACTACATGCACAGCGCAGACGCAGCGTGGGTCCGTCCCGTCGCCGGAAAAATCACATCGTGGTACGGACCGCGTCCCGTGATCTGCACAGCGGGCGGGTGCTCAAGCACGTTCCACGACGGAATCGACTTCGGCTCCGCGTGCGGCACGTCGATCAAAGCGATCTCGCCGGGCCGGGTGGTCGAGGCGCGGAACGCTGGCGCTTTCGGCGAGCGGGTAACCATCGACCACGGCAGCGGGCTGGAGTCGGTCTACGGTCACATGCAGACGGGTTCGTTTACCGTGAAGGCCGGACAGCTCGTCCAGGCTGGCACGATCATCGGGAAGGTGGGCATGACCGGCGTGGCCACCGGCTGCCACCTGGACCTCAAGATCCGCACAGGGGCATACACCGACCCGACCCCGTTCCTCACCTTCCGGGGGATATCGCTGTAG